Proteins encoded in a region of the Diospyros lotus cultivar Yz01 chromosome 9, ASM1463336v1, whole genome shotgun sequence genome:
- the LOC127809370 gene encoding uncharacterized protein LOC127809370, protein MKSLSSLGLALSLVFGCLFLALLAELYYLLWWKKRIANRELDDPGYGGTPAKELLYIFCWKKPSSLSSTAALDPQELRSDSPSAEDWWPETELAGPPRFLFTIKEETKEDLESEDGKSRKGSRSRSLSDGINVSVETPFLTPIASPPYFTPPRSPIAFSGNGFNPLFESSSPPAQLKFLKDAETKLHRRKLGQEVEEEVQKVEGSSIQQDEENDSFITLVIDKNREAEMKHHSSSSQVLPLSSSPSSFRFQTTH, encoded by the coding sequence ATGAAATCTCTGAGCAGCCTCGGCCTCGCCTTGAGCCTCGTTTTCGGATGCCTTTTCCTCGCCCTCCTAGCCGAGCTTTACTACCTTCTATGGTGGAAGAAGAGGATCGCCAACAGGGAGCTTGATGATCCCGGCTACGGCGGAACCCCGGCCAAAGAGTTGCTCTACATTTTCTGCTGGAAGAAGCCCTCGTCTCTCAGCTCCACCGCCGCTCTCGACCCGCAAGAGCTCCGCTCCGACTCCCCTTCCGCCGAGGACTGGTGGCCTGAGACCGAGCTTGCCGGCCCGCCCAGGTTTCTCTTCACGATTAAAGAGGAAACGAAGGAGGATTTGGAATCCGAAGACGGGAAGTCCAGAAAAGGGTCGAGAAGCCGAAGCTTGAGCGATGGGATTAACGTCTCGGTGGAGACTCCGTTTCTCACCCCCATTGCTTCGCCGCCGTATTTCACGCCGCCGCGCAGCCCCATAGCCTTCTCCGGCAATGGGTTCAATCCCCTCTTTGAATCGTCATCGCCGCCTGCCCAGCTCAAGTTCTTGAAAGACGCTGAAACCAAACTTCACAGAAGAAAACTGGGTCAAGAAGTTGAGGAGGAAGTTCAGAAGGTCGAAGGATCGTCGATTCAACAAGATGAAGAGAATGATTCTTTCATTACGCTGGTTATCGATAAGAACAGAGAGGCAGAGATGAAGCACCATTCGAGCTCTTCACAGGTGCTTCCTCTGAGCTCGTCGCCTTCCTCGTTCAGATTTCAGACCACCCATTAA